gatttgcacatttatacgTCGATTTGCACAGTTATACGtcgatttgcacatttatacgtcgatttgcacatttatacgtcgatttgcacatttatacgtcgatttgcacatttatatgtcgatttgcacatttttccactgcACATACAACTGACTTTATAATATATGTGTTCACGTCTGTTTCacaatgccattctgtttacactgtggagcttctgtactagaacaaactcctcgtatgtgaaaacatacttggcaaataaagacctttctgattctgaatctgaTCACAAGGCAGGTCACGTGATCTGAAACAGAAGATTTTTCACAATTCATTCTATTTACACTCACTTTTCAATCTCCAGTGCGGCCACTTTCCTTTTCTCATACAGCTTGTCGTTCAGAGCTCTCACAATGTTCGGGGTCAAAGGGGAAAAATCTTTCTCCGTATTCATTTTCCAACAGTTATCCAAGAAGGAAACCCTTAAACCGAAAGCGTCAGTGGGAATAAACCGCAGTGTAGAGTGCAGAAAGATGTCTGTTTCAGCCTCTTCATATAGCAGTAATGACAATATTAAATGTTCTGCAAGATAGAACAGACTTCTTCTAAAGGTGGTCAGCTGAAGTAGATCAAATCTTTAAAGCCGATTTCCAGGAAACATTACTACAATGAGATCTGATGCTCAGAAGTGTTTTGGTTTGGTTACTGCGTCAAACAGCTGGATGAAGAAGGCGCGCTCAGCACATCTGGTTACGCGCTAACTTTAAAACGGATCAATAAGAGAACTTTAAACGCCGCTTGTATGCTGATGGGGTAAATGTGTTCATTCAGGTAGTTCCTCGTAGGGCAGTGAAGTAGTATTTGCCTGCTCACATGATTTCTGCGTCTACACCACAGGCTGTTTAGCAGAAAACAGAGCAGCTGCTTCCGCATCCGCAGGCTGGGTAGCTGATCCCTGAAAAGCAGATTAAGAGTCTCTAAGTTATTTCCTCCTCACAACCCAGGTTTTTAAAGCATAATGAAACagtcaaaatgtgtgtgtatatatatacatagccAGAATATACTTCTATACGTCTGTATATAAAGCCAGAATTTACTTctaaacaacattaaatgaGTTCTACACAGATTAGTTGCGGTAAACAAGTCCAAGCTCCAGTCCTAGCTCTAGTGTTGTCATGGTTGAGATGCTgaatggcttgtgggaagaagtTCCTCCACGTTTTCTCTGTGTTGTCCTTCAGCGATAAGAAACGCTTCACTGATCACAACAAGGAGAAGAGTCCCTTGTTTGGATGGTTCAGATGGCTATCGTCACTATCTTTCTAGTCTTCCATGGACACCACATTTCTGACTAGGCCAGGGCAATTGGACATCAGTAAGAATTACACAACCTATTACCAATCCTACAAACCTACAACCAGTACACAAACTATTCAAAACAGGATCAAGGAGATTcatacagaagtatggaaactaTTCATCAGCCTCATGAATTAAAAAGCAAACATGAAAATTTGCAAAAGAACACACACTTGCACTAAGACAGTAGCTAAGGAAGAACTGTATTATGTTTAGATGAATCcaattttgacatttatttCGGATGGATCTGTTGCTAGAGGGCCAGAAAATGAATTCCAACCAAACTGCATAAAAGGTATTAAAAAGCTTGTCTGATTTCCTACAGTGATATTGGTGAAAATATCTGTTTCCTACAGCGATATTGGTGAGCTTGTGGTCAATGATGGCATCATGAACTCCGAGATCTATAGAGACATTGAGAAGTAATAGAGATAAAATAAGCAGATTGTCGAAGCTCTTGTGTGGACGATCGACATTTGACAACAGACGAAGACATAGTCAGAtcgttctgtgaaacaaaggaAGAAGCATCTattcaatttgatttatttgtatagcgcttttaacaattcccattgtctcaaagcagatttacagatgtatggaaacagaagaaataaatatagaagaagaagaaaaaaattaggataaaaataaataaatgaatatacacaattatagcttaaaattaatttaaagaatatgaacttaaaacataaaatactatatatctaccCCTATCCCTAAtcagcaagccggaggcgacggcggcaaggaaaaactccctgagatgatattaggaagcaaccatgagaggaaccagactcagaagggaacctcatcctcatttgggtgacactctatagtaaatagtgtaaatgtacagtaaataatgtcctttctacaacagtttataatagtgcaaccgagagctcctgaggaactaatggttcagagttcagcacagacctgattgctgataaagaccagactaTGACCAGACAGCTGACTGATACAACATTGGATCAAAAGAAgacatgacagtctccgggcggcttcatacacaacaatcccatgagacaatggctgaccatgtagatcaatccctggcaagtTGACCACCgggcgacgagactccaaccaggggtagaacatcaggattgacaaaGTAGCTCCGTATGAAGAGAcgatcaggctaggaactcAAAACACTGGGAGCTCAAGAGTGACAtatatagctcgacagagagagagaaaaattgttaggtactgtatgattgtactcaggtgatggacaatgtaaattatgtgcaaaatgcagacagggactccagcaagactagctatgacatcataactaaaaggctGATCTGTTGAtctcaatttttttattcatgtaattTGGAACAGAATATatgttgttttgatgttttatacatgctatatactgtatggctGAAGCTGAATGTGGAATGAAATTCAGTTCGTTTTCTAATGCAGTGAAATtcgtacatttttttttaaatgagtctCAGGTGTCCAAATCCTTTTCTGGGTCTGCAGTATTCATATTTATTCCACCTAAAATTCAAAAAATTTACCCATCAGTATAGGCTTCTGTACAGGACATTTAGAAAATGAGCAGAATGAAaatagacattttcaatcagtataaataaattcatgattTGCTGGCCACATGACTGATATAAAAacagtcaggactctgttggcatTTAGTGcgagacttttttttatctctgttggGATAAGCTTATACAAGGTTGTAGTGGTTGAAATTAACAGCTCCAAattttgtatagtttttttactttgaagatggaaaaatttgtggtttttttttcatcaataTAGTGCCTCTAGTACTGTAGGTAAAGTCCTGAGCTTCCAAATAAGCTTGATATTAACCACCACCCGGAGTgttgacaaagacattcagtgttttttttttttctggtctcTGGTGTAAAGTTAATCCCTGCAGTTTGACGCATAAGAAATGACTGTTGTCTGTCTTCTTGAACCTGTTAAAGTCATGTGTGCCATGTGCTCATCATTAAGCCTAATTAGCTCGTTGTATATTTCTAGGATGCTCGATACGGTTGTTTGGTCCTTTTCAGTCTTGACAGAGGTCTTTATCCCGTTTTTGGAGTAAAGAAACCCGAATTTTGCGATGTATCAGTGGGAGTTGAGAACGTTTTATTTGTCGGTGAGTCGTGTAGAAGTTCCATAATGCACTTTTAGACTATTACAGAGGTGGCGTTTTGTTTAACCCgactttatttttgtgatttttgttgTCTTCTAGGGTTCTATAGTACTAGCAATATGTCTTCTGTGCAATCTTGAAGAGGTCGTTGGTAAGAGATTATAACTAAATATTTTAGTCCTGATGCCTGGATTTCTCACGTGGTTTGTAACCTGAGATTTAATGTTACAGGGAAATGCATTCCGTCCAAATGCACTGATCCAAACACCTGCATCTTAACAGAGGACGGACAGGGCTGTAAATGCGCACCGGGTTATTTTGGAGACCAGTGTGACCAAGGTGCGcgctgcctctctgtctgtctgtctgcctctgtctgtctgtgcctctgtctgtctgtgcctctcATGCACTAGAGTTCAAATCTTCCTAATCCATAGATTAGGATGCCTTTTGTCCTctgtagtttgtttttgttcctgttCTCATTCATGAAACTTGAGAGAATTTTTCAAGAACTTGACgttaaatgcactttttttttttaaaccttcacaTGTTCTGAATTGTTTACACGTACAGCAATATGGCTCTCGATGCTGGCgggaaacatttttaatgtgacATAATTTGTCATTAACGCGAGCATTAATTGCTCTTATTTCTATGTTGACCCGTTAGCCATGGCCGCCCCATCCACGTGACGTCACGAATGAGTGTTAATGGCTTGTGAAATCCaattaaatccattttttttttttgtggcactGTTTTGGTACTGAGTAGAACTTTGACATTAATTTAAGGTGCGAGTCAGATTTATAGGATCGGATCCTGTTTCAAATGCCAGCCTTCTACACCCCAAATGGTTGAGTAGGACTGttgtataatgtttttgtttgttgttttttgcccTGCTCGTTGACAGCTGTTATGATGAACGTTGTGTGTGGAAAAGATGCAATCACCATCTCGGTGATTGAAGATTTTTTCATATACTACAATGTTGGTCTTGGGTCTGTTCACTTGACCAACGCTGAGTGCCGTGCCAGAAGGGAGGTGATTGCCGGGGTTGCGTTCTTCACAGTGCGAACGCCGAAGGACAAGTACGAGTTCTGTGGTGGCAAACCTATTGAGGTGAGGCTGTGCATCTGCTCCTGAACTTTTGTGATCCATAGCCATGTTTCATGCTACAGTCCGTTGAACTTGGAGTCAGTTCTCCGTTTCATGAGTCTTGATCTAAATGTGTTACATGTCTAGGTGCtgaatgtagaaaacaaagtTGATCTAGTAGTTATTTCTGCTTGCTTTAGCCAAGCGTAATGCTGCAGTTCAACACAAACAAACTGAGGTCTTACACCTCGTTAATTACAATATTGAGCTTCATTGCTTTTGCTGGCGCTCTACCTCCTAAAGCGACTAGTTAAACCCAAATCTGCTGCACTTCATCCAGTTGAATTAAGTTGTTGGAAGAGCTTGGTCAAATGGAGCAGgtgtttttatgttcttttctttttcctttttccccccTACACACTTGCCTAGCTTTACAAAACAGATCCTTGGTCCAGTACTTGACTGTCAAGCTGGAAGTTTggataaaatgtttttcttacaaTTGGTGCAGTTTTTATGACACAAATGATTACCTAGTTTCCCAATAACACAGTATGGTTTAAACTTTTAGGTTACAAGTTTTTCCACTCCACCAATACATGCCAGGTTTGAGTAACTCCTTGTCTAGTTCACCAGGCAGGTTtaccaatttttattttatttttttttattcccaacAGAAAAACATTACCCACGTGATTTACTCACTGACGTTGATGTCTGATCAGCAAGTGTACGTCAACATCGTAAGAGACCCAGCCATACAGATCGACTACAAGTGTGTCTACCCGTTCATCCGCACTGTCAGCATGCCTGTTCCCATCCTCCCCATAACAAGGTAATGTAATTACTTACAGAAAGTAAGGGCAGGATAAATGAACGGTGTTTAAAACTAATTACTATTCATGTGTATATATTCCACATGTGTACGTATGTctagtgtataatataaaatacttgTGTACTGTTTATCAGCTGGAAAATGggtgaattttttttgtaaatttaagTCGCTTTTGTAATGTAAATCCCATTCATTTTGAAAGTGATGTGTGCAGCATGTTCCGATCTTGTAAAATTATCCCACCTCCCATTTGGTGCCAATTTTACTTTGCTATTGCACATTTAATACTGCATTCATAATGCTGCTTCCAGTGTGTTGTagttattactttattaattgctgacttttttttttttatgaaatgcatttttattctcttgagcaaaaaactgacttttttttctttttttttttcttttctacaaaGTACCCTTTGCAGTACCACTAAGTACCGCTAGAGGTACGCCTTCCCCTGTTTGAGAGTGCTCTAGACCCTGTTCTTGGCTCTTAGCTTTCCTCTAGAAGTGGATAGTATGAACATTGACTTCTAACATGTGGGGAATGTTCCAGGCTAAtagatttatttagaaattttcAGCTGGGTGTAGAGAAGCTCTTTTGGGCTGAATTTATTTACCTACATATCAGATGTGTTGAAGTCTAGTGTTTATAGGTGTGGATGATCAttgctttacttttcttttaatacTTCAGTCTTCATTATCTTAGGACCTCTTTAACCtgaatgcatttttgttttcgATAAGGTCTTATCACTTGACATGTATGAGATTTGAACAAGCCTACAGATGCATGAATGGTAAGgtcaaaaaatacaaaaatgaaagGTGCTGAAAAATGAATTGATGCCTGAGAATGGAAGAGTCCAACTTCATTCTTATCCCTGAAGTTGATTTTTGTTATACTGTGTGTTCTAGTTGCTTTGATCACCTATAACcttgtttatataatgtatacacaTGGTATGCACAATTTCTGGTTAAGGGAGGAACTGGACATGGTCATCACaggctagcttgttgctaacagaACAAGGTGTCCACTTTGTAGCTTGAATGCAGAGTTTGAAAACTCAACACAAACCCAGTGCAGGGTGTAAACTAGTGAAACATGGAGGCAACAGAGCATGAAACTTAAATCTGTCTTTTGCCACGCAGTGAGGCGGTGTTGCGCATGGACGAGCTGGAAGCAACGGTggaactgagtgtgtatagagACGAGAGGTATGTGGAGGTCTTCAGCGGCGTGCCTACTGTGCACTTCAGGGACCGAGTATTCGTGCAGGTCAGTGTGACTCGGCCAAGGGACTTCTTCAACTTGAGGGTGGATGAGTGCTGGGCCACACAAACTGCCAATCCCAACGACACGTCAAGcctcatgcacacactcctgCTCGATGGGTGAGCtggaaagctttttattttttttttttaatgctaaataAGGAGGAAATCAGCTCAGCATGTGCTGAGGAAGATCAATTTTTGGGTGGTATATTGAAACAGTTGTAGTTGTTGGTTTACCTCAAAGCTggttgtttttcctttaatcaAATCGTAGGAAAACATGCAATATCTCCTTTTTGTATGTCAGTGGAACAAGTTGGTTCCTGTGATCCCTTGTGCTCCCTCAACAACTATCTTTCCCTTGAAGTGGAAATGGAAAGAATTAGAAAAATTCAACTGCAAAAATGCCCCTGTCCTAAAATGGCAGGAACCTCAAAGCACTGGTGCTAAGGTTGAGCTTTCTGTAAAAGGATTTAAAACGTATCTAGAGCTTAATACAGAAGTAAAAAATTAGCTTTTTAGCATCATGTTAAAGATGGTGAGTGTCTGAGTTCCTATGCAAGTCATTACTATAAAAATGATGGGTTTGTATTATGTACAAATGTCCGACTAGTCAaccaagaatttttttttttttgggccaaTGAAAACGATCAAAATACAGATGGTGGGCATCTGTATTCTTTAATGTAGCttaattattgattttaaattcccactttttttaatgcatttataacCTTCCCACTGTCTCCTTTTCAGATGTGCTGAAGATGAAACTGTCTTGTTTATAACTAAATCCATTACATATCGTAACGGTACAATGGCACAAGGGGGACAAAACGGTGTGAGCTCAACTGTGCGTTTCTCCTTTGAGATGTTTCGCTTCATCACTGAACCCCACGAGCTTTATTTGCACTGTATAGTTCACCTCTGTACCCAAGGGCATGGAGAGTCCTGCATTCCTGTAAGTGCTCCTGCAGTCACGGTAAACATTGAAGCCTTCTGATTTGGTAAGGGCTTTGACATGGCCACATTTTCTGCCTTTCTTTTTAGGAATGTAAATCCATCATAAAGAGGGAGGCTTCCACAAAGGAGCCCGTTGAAGGTATTGTGTCTTATGGCCCGATCAGACTTGAAGTGCCTGAGCGGCAGAAGATGAGTAAGTTTGACTTGTCTTTGGTCATTTTCTGGTCAATGTACAAGTGAAATATTTAGCTTGCATATTCTTTTGGGGGGGGTAATTGTGTTAAATGTAGGTCCCTTTTGGAGAACCTGAAACCCTTAACTGCTGTTTGATGCTTTGATTAGTCTTGCCTTTTAACAGTGACCCATATTCAGTGTCCAGGCCTTCAGTCTTGTTCATTGACTATTGTGGAACACTTGGTCAAACATTTTGCTTGTATAACCAAAATGTAAATAACTAtgaaatgcaatttttttttttattttatttatttattttttttaaaaaactagcattaaaataaatcactatTCCCAATCTTCAGAGGATGCTGACGGTGTTTAGAGACGTCCTTCATGGTTTAGTCTTGTGATCTATTGAGAGcatgactgaaatattttttttgtatattatgtttttcctttttaggTCTTATTTTCCTGGTTCCTGTATTAACAACCCTGTTCATTGCCTCCAAAGATCATTACAAAAATTCTGCTTTGAATTTATCCAACTTTCTTCGTATTTTCTCTCCCCTGTAGACATGCTTTTCACCATGGTTCTGCCAATGGCTGCAGTCTGGATCCTGGCACTCTTTCTGCTTATCCTAATCTACATTGCCAAGGCTGGGAACAAGCGCATGGCTTCTGATTCTCCATCATAATGCACCTGCaccaaaacctttttatttatttatttttatgttcagTATGTACTTGTACTGCCTTGGTGATGTGTAACTTGAGTGAACTAAAGATAACAATTACAATCCGTTtccttgtctttctttctcctggTATAATGTCTAACCTGTAGTGTAACGTCCTTTTTAGTACATGAGCCGGTGCATACTGGAGCATCCAAAATGGACAGTTAACGATTTACCTTTTTCTAGTTGTTACTGAGTAAATGCATCTAGTCTGAGTCACTAGACAAAGGGACAGTGGGTCTCCTTCAAACACCaccaaattttatttttctgaaaccTATTCTTGGCTCCTGAGAGATGCATCAGCTCTTAAAGATGATTGCCTGGttttaatcaaacatttttgtgcgtctggcaatttttttttttttttttttttaaatggctgtGTATACTCATGGTGTGGGGATGCATTCCAGATATTAAGAACCAGAGGGGAACGAGATGTGAAAGGAACCcaatcctcatttgggtgacactggattaTTGTTTTCCCTTTTTATAAAAGTGTGGGCAAAAAGTGAAACCAGGAAAATGGCAAGTTTTAACATTCAATCTGTTTTGTTGAAGAAATAATTTTTagagacttgagtgcaaaatTGTTTATTGGCTGATTGCAGTCTAAATTTCATTCCTGTGTCATGGAGGAAATGTTTTGTTAGGCTTCATCCTCATAAATTGGTACAGTAGCAAGTGAGGGGGCGGAAAACAGATGTAAATTGAGTCCCGACCAAATAGTTTTTTATGggtcaatctggcaaccctgatacAGTTACACTCTCTCATGCAACTTGAACCTTTTCCCTGTAAGATCTCTACCGGCGTACAGCAGCACAGGACATGGCTACAGTCAACAAGTAGCACTTTATTTTCCTGAACTGAATGTCGGCTTAGTTGAAGTAGAAGTGCAGAATGATAACGGATGTGTGTAGAACAATAAGAAAAGCCAATCTGAGGTTTATACCCGCACTGGATTACATCTGAGCTGGAAATGTAAAGTGTTCAACCTCAGATCAGGACGCAGGGAAACTTCTACACCACCAACTTCTACACCATCCTCTAAAAACATCTACAAACTTATTTTCTTTGCTGAATTAACGGCCGCCGCTTGCTTGAAGAACACCGTTTGCGTCCAGTGCGCACTTTGGAAACCAAACATTCCACTGGGATCTAAACCTATGCACAGAGATGATTTGTAAACCTTTTTCCACGCATGCAGTTGTTTTTTCTGTCCTTGTGTTTGTGCTGAAGGCAGTCGGAGTTTCGGCGCAAGAGGACGATGAGTTCAACGCCGAGGTAGAGcaataaaaatcttttcaatATCATAAatgccatatatatatttatataataataatgttgggTTGATTCAGGTCTGGGATAAAATCAAACAAGTCTGGTGTCTACCTGGTGGTGCACGACAAAGCTTCAAAATCACCGAATCTTGTTTACATCTGATTAACCGGATTAAGTCCTAATGTAAACGCTGTTATGGTGCCTTAAATCAGATTAGAGCTATCAAATATTGAGTTATTCCTTCTATGTACATTGTTAATCATCCGATTAAATCTGATTATTCGTCcaaatatatttctttacatCGATGAACTCtcaaaacaaagaaagtctGATTAATCCGAATTAAGACCCCGTGTAAAAATTGCTGTGATATTTTAAACCTTATTATTGTCATCAGGAGTGTAGTTATTCCATTTGGgtactttgtttatttgatattttttgtgtttacgCAACAGTaccataaatgaaaaaaaaaaaagattaaatatgtaaaaataatgcCAACAtgcaaaagaataaataaaataaaactcagtTGTTTGGCAGATACACAAGTGTAAATGAGTTCAAGATTAGAGATACTGGCACCACAAATTTGGAAAATCAAACGaatcagaaagaaaataagaactTGATCTACAACTAGTGCTGGATTTTGATATATTGTGCACTTCTGTGTTAAAGTATATCAGTCTGTAACAGGGTCACATTGGATATATTGGAAGTCTCCAGGCTTTGTGCAGTGAAttgagttttctttttccttcacaTATGCCAGCTCTTGAACTTGGAAGAATAACTGATTGGTGATGAATAGTTACGCTCTGGATTCTGTACATTTAGACTTAAATCTGATTAAAGCATGAGCCAGTATATAAGCCGATCTTTCCGATTTAAGACGGGCAAGAGTTGGTGTTGAAGTTGTATCAGTCAGATCCACCCCTCACTTCTTTATGTGATCCCTTGGGTTGACTTTGAATCGGTAGAAAGTTTCCAGCCCTGCTGTGCAGGTCGTGTTGTGATTTCAAGGATTTAAAAGGTTCACTCGGTGCATCCCAGAGAGGCACTCGGCATTCCGTCTCCATCTGCGTTCACTCACTTCTCTACACAAACTGAAGGGAGTGAACATGCTGGAGAGGctctgtttgatttttttttccacaaaaattTCTCATCCAGAGCTTCATAGCTAAAAGAACCGTTTGGTGAAAAATCAGCTCGACTGATTGAATTTCCACTTACTTTCGAACACATTCACTCAGCCTGCCAATACCTAACAAATTTGTACTGAAACGTTTTTTGACCTCTTTGTTTTTGTACTATGATCTGAACCGACAGTAAAGAAGCTCTGGTAgtgaaacatttacagcatttagcatttagtgggatgtggtagcctagtggttaaggtgttggactaccaatcggaggGTTgagagttcgattcctacatccaccaagctgccactgctgggcccctgagcaaggcaattaaccctcaattgctcagttgtatgaaaatgagatacaaatgtaagtcactctggataagggtgtctgctaaatgctgtaaatgtaaatttagcagacgcctttatccagagcaacctttatatttatctcattttatatacaactgaacaattgagggtcaAGGGCTTGGCTCAGGGGCCCGGTGGAGGCAgattggtggatctgggatttgaactccaATCAGTGggctaacaccttaaccactagggtACCACATACCATAGTGGGTATATCAGGTTATTAAAACAATCTTTCGTCTAGCTTCTGAGAAAATTTGACGACATGAAGCATCATTGCACGTTGTATTGCCTCCCAGAATTTGTAGACAGACCTGTAGTGTTTCAGAGgataatatattatttctaaatCAATAAACAGACTTGggtggtttttattttattttttttcagcaagTGATTAAAGATTTGGCTTTGTATTCGTTGGAAATGTTTTACTACATCCGACACAGATGTTTGTACCtttagagtaaatgttgatatcaaacccatttctgctttctgagaTACTCCAAGTTCTTGTTcttctaaaaagcagctcaacaTCAACAGAGGgcaaaaacacacgtctca
The Tachysurus vachellii isolate PV-2020 chromosome 13, HZAU_Pvac_v1, whole genome shotgun sequence genome window above contains:
- the zpd gene encoding zona pellucida glycoprotein d; amino-acid sequence: MYQWELRTFYLSGSIVLAICLLCNLEEVVGKCIPSKCTDPNTCILTEDGQGCKCAPGYFGDQCDQAVMMNVVCGKDAITISVIEDFFIYYNVGLGSVHLTNAECRARREVIAGVAFFTVRTPKDKYEFCGGKPIEKNITHVIYSLTLMSDQQVYVNIVRDPAIQIDYKCVYPFIRTVSMPVPILPITSEAVLRMDELEATVELSVYRDERYVEVFSGVPTVHFRDRVFVQVSVTRPRDFFNLRVDECWATQTANPNDTSSLMHTLLLDGCAEDETVLFITKSITYRNGTMAQGGQNGVSSTVRFSFEMFRFITEPHELYLHCIVHLCTQGHGESCIPECKSIIKREASTKEPVEGIVSYGPIRLEVPERQKMNMLFTMVLPMAAVWILALFLLILIYIAKAGNKRMASDSPS